One genomic segment of Streptomyces niveus includes these proteins:
- a CDS encoding glutamate ABC transporter substrate-binding protein → MTADATEPTGTDGPREPYRPQGTDRRPTARRTGVTVAAAVALTATLALLPLSRDSRTGEGGEPRHVTAEAAPAAAEAPDCVEPERSLRPDNADGPALERIRTQGKLVVGIDQNSFSWGYRNPATGTIEGFDIDLAREIAKDILGSPDDIIFRAIPTNLREQSLENGTVDLVVRTMTINCKRLEKVSFSTAYFQAGQQVLVPKGSDITGYDESLSGKRVCSASGSTAYDALAEKSFGAIFKDEHDGTDRDEDKLTVSNQLDCLVRLQMGEVDAVVTDNALAAGQAAQDPAVELVGEPFTEEFYGVAAKLGSDDLVRRVNKVLEGYRAGGAGSLWMRSYNQWLKDGLPGITAAPKAKYKD, encoded by the coding sequence ATGACAGCCGACGCCACGGAGCCGACGGGCACGGACGGGCCGCGCGAGCCGTACCGGCCGCAGGGGACCGACCGACGCCCGACCGCCCGCCGTACGGGAGTCACGGTCGCCGCGGCCGTCGCGCTGACGGCGACGCTCGCCCTCCTGCCGCTGTCACGCGACAGCCGGACCGGCGAGGGGGGGGAGCCGCGGCACGTCACGGCCGAGGCCGCGCCCGCCGCCGCCGAGGCGCCGGACTGCGTCGAGCCGGAGCGCAGTCTGCGGCCCGACAACGCGGACGGTCCGGCCCTCGAACGCATCAGGACCCAGGGCAAACTGGTCGTCGGCATCGACCAGAACAGCTTCAGCTGGGGCTATCGCAACCCCGCCACCGGCACCATCGAGGGCTTCGACATCGACCTCGCGCGGGAGATCGCCAAGGACATCCTCGGCTCCCCCGACGACATCATCTTCCGCGCCATCCCCACCAATCTGCGCGAACAGTCCCTGGAGAACGGCACGGTCGACCTGGTCGTACGGACCATGACGATCAACTGCAAGCGGCTCGAGAAGGTCTCCTTCTCCACCGCCTACTTCCAGGCCGGCCAGCAGGTGCTCGTCCCGAAGGGCTCGGACATCACGGGCTACGACGAGTCGCTGTCCGGCAAGCGGGTCTGTTCGGCGTCGGGCTCGACGGCGTACGACGCGCTCGCGGAGAAGTCGTTCGGCGCGATCTTCAAGGACGAGCACGACGGGACCGACCGGGACGAGGACAAGCTGACGGTGTCGAACCAGCTGGACTGCCTGGTGCGGCTCCAGATGGGCGAGGTCGACGCGGTCGTCACCGACAACGCGCTCGCGGCCGGCCAGGCGGCACAGGATCCGGCGGTCGAGCTGGTGGGCGAGCCGTTCACCGAGGAGTTCTACGGCGTCGCGGCCAAGCTCGGCAGCGACGATCTGGTGCGCCGGGTCAACAAGGTCCTGGAGGGCTACCGCGCGGGCGGTGCCGGCAGCCTCTGGATGCGTTCGTACAACCAGTGGCTGAAGGACGGTCTGCCAGGCATAACCGCGGCCCCCAAGGCCAAGTACAAGGATTGA
- a CDS encoding N-acetylglucosamine kinase, which produces MSRTEPAAGRGSVLAVDAGNSKTDVTVIGADGYVLGAARGGGFQPPVVGVEPAIDRLAAIVADAAADAGLRTDAIAGHVSACLANADLPVEERELAAAVQRRGWGRTTEVRNDTFAILRAGLPGGAEPRGVAVVCGAGINCVGMLPDGRTARFPAIGRISGDWGGGSGLSEEALWFAARAEDGRGEPTDLMRTVPAHFGLGSVYALIEALHLGHIPYERRHELTPVLFATAAAGDAVARSVVDRLAAEVVALAGVALERLGLLDEEVPVLLGGSVLAARHPQLDDGIRELLAARAPKAVVGVVTAPPVLGAGLLGLDHTGAAPEAHARLRAHYA; this is translated from the coding sequence ATGAGCCGGACCGAGCCGGCGGCGGGACGCGGGAGCGTCCTGGCCGTCGACGCCGGGAACAGCAAGACCGATGTGACCGTGATCGGTGCGGACGGGTATGTGCTCGGCGCTGCCCGCGGCGGCGGCTTCCAGCCGCCCGTCGTGGGCGTGGAACCGGCGATCGACCGGCTCGCCGCGATCGTCGCCGACGCGGCGGCGGACGCGGGCCTGCGTACGGACGCCATCGCCGGGCATGTCTCCGCCTGTCTGGCCAACGCCGATCTCCCGGTGGAGGAGCGGGAGTTGGCGGCGGCGGTGCAGCGGCGCGGCTGGGGCCGCACCACGGAGGTGCGCAACGACACCTTCGCGATACTGCGTGCCGGGCTGCCCGGCGGCGCCGAACCGCGCGGAGTCGCCGTCGTGTGCGGCGCGGGCATCAACTGCGTGGGCATGCTGCCGGACGGGCGTACGGCGCGCTTCCCCGCGATCGGCCGGATCTCCGGCGACTGGGGCGGCGGCTCCGGGCTCTCCGAGGAGGCGCTGTGGTTCGCGGCGCGCGCCGAGGACGGGCGGGGCGAGCCGACGGACCTGATGCGTACGGTGCCGGCGCACTTCGGCCTCGGCTCGGTGTACGCGCTGATCGAGGCGCTGCATCTGGGACACATCCCTTACGAGCGCAGGCACGAGCTGACGCCGGTCCTCTTCGCGACGGCGGCGGCGGGCGACGCGGTGGCCCGGTCGGTGGTCGACCGGCTCGCCGCCGAGGTCGTGGCGCTGGCGGGGGTGGCGCTGGAGCGGCTGGGGCTGCTGGACGAGGAGGTGCCGGTGCTGCTGGGCGGCAGTGTGCTGGCGGCCAGGCACCCGCAGCTGGACGACGGGATCCGCGAACTGCTCGCGGCCCGCGCTCCGAAGGCGGTGGTGGGGGTGGTGACGGCGCCGCCGGTGCTGGGTGCCGGGCTGCTGGGACTGGATCACACCGGCGCCGCGCCCGAGGCGCACGCCAGACTGCGCGCGCACTACGCCTGA
- a CDS encoding 6-phospho-beta-glucosidase has protein sequence MKLAVVGGGSTYTPELIDGFARLRDTLPISELTLVDPAADRLELVGGLARRIFAKQGHPGTIVTTSDLDAGVAGADAVLLQLRVGGQAARLGDETWPLECGCVGQETTGAGGLAKALRTVPVVLDIAERVRRANPDAWIIDFTNPVGIVTRALLQAGHKAIGLCNVAIGFQRKFAKLLDVAPSAVHLEHIGLNHLTWERSVRLGGPDGENVLPKLIAEHGDAIADDLRLPRRVLDTLGVVPSYYLRYFYAHDEVVRELGTKPSRAAEVAEMEARLLEMYGDPALDEKPELLAKRGGAFYSEAAVDLAASLLGEGGRGGSPVQVVNTYNNGTLPFLPDDAVIEVQAGIDASGATPLAVAEVDPLYAGLIANVTAYEDLALHAALHGGRDRVYKALLSHPLIGQYEYAEGLTDRLIAHNREHLAWA, from the coding sequence ATGAAGCTCGCAGTAGTGGGTGGCGGGTCCACCTATACACCTGAGTTGATCGACGGCTTCGCCCGGTTGAGGGACACGCTCCCGATCAGTGAGCTCACGCTCGTCGACCCGGCGGCCGACCGGCTGGAGCTGGTGGGCGGTCTGGCGCGGCGGATCTTCGCCAAGCAGGGGCACCCCGGCACGATCGTCACGACGTCCGATCTGGACGCGGGCGTCGCCGGCGCCGACGCCGTCCTGCTCCAACTGCGCGTCGGCGGGCAGGCCGCGCGCCTGGGCGACGAGACATGGCCGCTGGAGTGCGGCTGCGTCGGCCAGGAGACGACGGGCGCGGGCGGTCTCGCCAAGGCGCTGCGTACGGTCCCGGTCGTGCTGGACATCGCCGAGCGGGTACGGCGCGCCAACCCGGACGCGTGGATCATCGACTTCACCAACCCGGTGGGGATCGTGACGCGCGCCCTCCTCCAGGCCGGGCACAAGGCGATCGGGCTGTGCAACGTCGCGATCGGCTTCCAGCGGAAGTTCGCGAAGCTGCTGGACGTGGCCCCCTCGGCCGTCCATCTGGAGCACATCGGGCTCAACCATCTGACGTGGGAGCGGAGCGTACGGCTCGGCGGTCCCGACGGCGAGAACGTGCTGCCCAAGCTGATCGCCGAGCACGGCGACGCGATCGCCGACGACCTGCGGCTGCCGCGCCGGGTGCTCGACACCCTCGGGGTGGTGCCCTCCTACTACCTGCGCTACTTCTACGCGCACGACGAGGTCGTCCGGGAGCTGGGCACGAAGCCGTCGCGGGCCGCGGAAGTGGCCGAGATGGAGGCGCGGTTGCTGGAGATGTACGGGGACCCGGCGCTGGACGAGAAGCCCGAGCTGCTGGCCAAGCGGGGCGGCGCCTTCTACAGCGAGGCCGCGGTCGATCTGGCCGCCTCGCTGCTCGGTGAGGGGGGCCGCGGCGGCAGCCCGGTCCAGGTCGTCAACACGTACAACAACGGCACCCTGCCGTTCCTCCCCGACGACGCGGTGATCGAGGTCCAGGCCGGGATCGACGCCTCCGGGGCGACACCGCTGGCCGTGGCCGAGGTCGACCCGCTGTACGCGGGGCTGATCGCGAACGTGACCGCGTACGAGGACCTGGCGCTGCACGCCGCGCTGCACGGTGGCCGCGACCGCGTCTACAAGGCGCTGCTGTCCCACCCGTTGATCGGTCAGTACGAGTACGCCGAGGGCCTCACCGACCGCCTGATCGCGCACAACCGGGAGCACCTCGCGTGGGCATGA
- a CDS encoding carbohydrate ABC transporter permease yields the protein MTPQLLDAPSGPVRPTDGTRTPAARTARRRAVLHWIAVHSLGVAAALFFVLPFVFLFLTSVMSDQQALTRDLTPNTWEWGNYTKVLDTPGFLTWWKNTLLYAGLGTVLSVVSSIPVAYALAKFRFRGRQLSLMLVISMMMLPPQVVIIPMYLFWAKQLDLSGTLWPLIIPMAFGDAFSIFLLRQFLLTIPGEYLDAARVDGCGEFRTLIRVVLPMAKPGIAAVALFQFFYAWNDYFGPQIYASENPAAWTLSYGLESFKGAHHTDWNLTMAATVLVMAPVILVFFFAQKAFVEGVTLTGVKG from the coding sequence ATGACCCCACAACTGCTCGACGCCCCCTCCGGGCCCGTGCGGCCCACGGACGGCACGCGCACACCGGCGGCCCGTACCGCGCGCCGCAGGGCGGTGCTGCACTGGATCGCCGTGCACTCGCTCGGCGTGGCGGCGGCACTGTTCTTCGTACTGCCGTTCGTCTTCCTCTTCCTCACCTCGGTGATGAGCGACCAGCAGGCACTCACCCGCGACCTCACCCCGAACACCTGGGAGTGGGGCAACTACACCAAGGTCCTCGACACACCGGGCTTTCTGACCTGGTGGAAGAACACCCTGCTGTACGCGGGTCTGGGGACCGTCCTGTCGGTGGTCTCCTCGATCCCCGTGGCGTACGCGCTGGCCAAGTTCCGTTTCCGCGGGCGGCAGTTGTCGCTGATGCTCGTCATCTCGATGATGATGCTGCCGCCCCAGGTGGTCATCATCCCGATGTATCTGTTCTGGGCGAAGCAGCTCGACCTGTCGGGCACGCTCTGGCCGCTGATCATCCCGATGGCGTTCGGCGACGCGTTCTCCATCTTCCTGCTGAGGCAGTTCCTGCTGACGATCCCGGGCGAGTACCTGGACGCGGCCCGCGTCGACGGCTGCGGCGAGTTCCGTACCCTGATCAGGGTCGTCCTGCCGATGGCGAAGCCGGGCATCGCCGCGGTGGCGCTGTTCCAGTTCTTCTACGCGTGGAACGACTACTTCGGTCCACAGATCTACGCGTCGGAGAACCCGGCCGCCTGGACGCTCAGTTACGGGCTGGAATCCTTCAAGGGCGCGCACCACACCGACTGGAATCTGACCATGGCCGCGACCGTACTGGTCATGGCCCCCGTGATCCTCGTCTTCTTCTTCGCACAGAAGGCCTTCGTCGAGGGCGTCACACTGACCGGAGTGAAGGGCTAG
- a CDS encoding carbohydrate ABC transporter permease, with translation MSGNTLRSKRRRSALRTVAFMSPWLIGFTVFFAYPLLSTVYFSFMKYDGFNSPVWNGLGNWSYVFSDYPMFWPSLRNTLWLVLVMVSCRVLFGLGVGMLITRIKTGTGVFRTLFYLPYLAPPVAATLAFVFLLNPGTGPVNAILGDLGLPTPGWFNDASWSKPALTMLAVWGIGDLMVIFMAALLDVPKEQYEAAELDGASSWHRFRYVTLPNISPIVLFAVVTGVIQAMQYYTQPLVAGKVASGVIGGSGQQFEPGYPDKSTLTLPQLVYNLGFQRFDYGAACVVALVLFALAMVFTAFLMRRRGGLIGTGD, from the coding sequence ATGTCCGGCAACACTCTCCGTTCGAAACGGCGCAGGAGCGCGCTGCGGACGGTGGCGTTCATGTCCCCCTGGTTGATCGGGTTCACGGTCTTCTTCGCGTATCCGCTCCTGTCGACCGTGTACTTCTCCTTCATGAAGTACGACGGCTTCAACTCCCCCGTCTGGAACGGACTCGGGAACTGGAGCTACGTCTTCAGCGACTACCCGATGTTCTGGCCGTCCCTGCGCAACACGCTGTGGCTGGTCCTGGTGATGGTCTCCTGCCGGGTCCTGTTCGGTCTCGGGGTCGGCATGCTGATCACCAGGATCAAGACGGGCACGGGGGTCTTCCGGACCCTGTTCTACCTGCCGTACCTGGCGCCGCCCGTCGCGGCCACGCTCGCCTTCGTGTTCCTCCTCAACCCCGGTACGGGGCCGGTCAACGCGATCCTCGGCGATCTCGGGCTGCCCACACCGGGCTGGTTCAACGACGCCTCCTGGTCCAAGCCGGCGCTGACGATGCTGGCCGTCTGGGGCATCGGTGACCTGATGGTGATCTTCATGGCCGCGCTGCTCGACGTACCGAAGGAGCAGTACGAGGCGGCCGAGCTGGACGGCGCGTCGTCCTGGCACCGCTTCCGCTACGTGACGCTGCCGAACATCTCGCCGATCGTGCTGTTCGCCGTGGTCACCGGAGTGATCCAGGCGATGCAGTACTACACACAGCCACTGGTCGCGGGCAAGGTCGCCTCCGGTGTGATCGGCGGCTCCGGCCAGCAGTTCGAGCCCGGCTACCCCGACAAGTCGACGCTGACCCTGCCGCAGCTCGTCTACAACCTCGGCTTCCAGCGCTTCGACTACGGCGCCGCCTGCGTCGTCGCGCTCGTGCTGTTCGCCCTGGCGATGGTCTTCACCGCGTTCCTGATGCGGCGTCGCGGCGGACTGATCGGAACGGGTGACTGA
- a CDS encoding ABC transporter substrate-binding protein has translation MPRNRRLTASAVAVAALSVLTAACTGQSGNSASDDPDAKTTITFWHGWSAPSEVKAIKDNIGRFEDAHPNIKVNVVGNINDDKLNQALRAGGSKGPDVVSSFTTSNVGKFCSSGAFADLAPFIKKDKIDLAKTFPKVLLQYTEFEGDRCALPLLSDAYGLYYNKDAFKEAGITAPPKTMSELATVAKKLTKPKGDSYERVGMMPTYHGYETVVDHYMSSWDHAYFDENGKSNIAKDPAFAEMFTYQKKLVEDLGGFGKLEKFRSTFGDEWGAKHPFHTGQVAMQLDGEWRLGMAEDAGADFEIGVAPMPVADDEADSYGKGFLSGTIMGIAPQSKKQNAAWELVKYMTTDTKAVVEFANGIRNVPSTLAALKSPDLEFDPRFKTFLDIAQHPQSSTPDGAINGATYQTTLQDFGYQYEKGAVKDLQKGLEETAKQIDRDIEQAK, from the coding sequence ATGCCCAGAAACCGCCGTCTGACCGCTTCCGCCGTCGCGGTCGCCGCGCTGTCCGTCCTCACCGCCGCGTGTACCGGGCAGTCCGGCAACTCCGCGTCGGACGATCCGGACGCCAAGACCACGATCACCTTCTGGCACGGCTGGAGCGCGCCCTCCGAGGTGAAGGCGATCAAGGACAACATCGGCCGCTTCGAGGACGCGCACCCCAACATCAAGGTCAACGTCGTCGGCAACATCAACGACGACAAGCTCAACCAGGCGCTGCGCGCGGGCGGTTCGAAGGGCCCGGACGTCGTGTCGTCCTTCACCACCTCCAACGTGGGCAAGTTCTGCTCGTCCGGCGCCTTCGCCGACCTCGCCCCCTTCATAAAGAAGGACAAGATAGACCTGGCGAAGACGTTCCCGAAGGTGCTGCTCCAGTACACCGAGTTCGAGGGCGACCGCTGCGCGCTGCCGCTGCTCAGCGACGCGTACGGGCTGTACTACAACAAGGACGCCTTCAAGGAGGCCGGCATCACGGCCCCGCCGAAGACGATGTCCGAGCTGGCCACCGTCGCGAAGAAGCTCACGAAGCCCAAGGGCGACAGCTACGAGCGGGTCGGCATGATGCCGACCTACCACGGCTACGAGACGGTCGTGGACCACTACATGTCGAGCTGGGACCACGCGTACTTCGACGAGAACGGCAAGTCCAACATCGCCAAGGACCCGGCGTTCGCCGAGATGTTCACCTACCAGAAGAAGCTCGTGGAGGACCTCGGCGGCTTCGGCAAGCTGGAGAAGTTCCGTTCCACCTTCGGTGACGAGTGGGGCGCCAAGCACCCCTTCCACACCGGCCAGGTCGCGATGCAGCTGGACGGCGAGTGGCGGCTCGGCATGGCCGAGGACGCGGGCGCCGACTTCGAGATCGGCGTGGCGCCGATGCCCGTCGCCGACGACGAGGCCGACAGCTACGGCAAGGGCTTCCTCTCCGGCACGATCATGGGCATCGCGCCGCAGAGCAAGAAGCAGAACGCCGCGTGGGAGCTGGTGAAGTACATGACCACCGACACGAAGGCGGTCGTGGAGTTCGCCAACGGCATCCGCAACGTGCCCTCGACGCTCGCCGCGCTGAAGTCGCCCGACCTGGAGTTCGACCCCCGCTTCAAGACGTTCCTCGACATCGCGCAGCACCCGCAGTCCAGCACCCCCGACGGCGCGATCAACGGCGCGACGTACCAGACGACGCTCCAGGACTTCGGCTACCAGTACGAGAAGGGCGCCGTGAAGGACCTCCAGAAGGGCCTGGAAGAGACCGCGAAGCAGATCGACCGCGACATAGAGCAGGCCAAGTAG
- a CDS encoding ROK family transcriptional regulator: MNDRAALDLLLAHGTLSRTRIGKLTGLSKPTASQLLARLEAAGLVVATGTTEGRPGPNAQLYAVNAGAAHAAGLDVNPQRILAAVADITGATVGRFELPTPGRRSADSVVTRVTDALEGAVKAAGLARGDVHRVVIGTPGAFDPSTGRLRYASHLPGWHSPTLLDELAGALPMPVEYENDVNLAAVAEQRLGAARGHDDFVLLWNQEGLGASLVIGGRLHRGFTGGAGEVGFLPVPGTPLVRQVVKANSGGFQELAGAQSVPRLARGLGIETPEQPYADVAAALLTKAAAGHEEDPRLAELLRLFAQRLATGLASVTAVLDPELIVLAGGVTAAGGEPLRALVQAELAELAASRPRLVVGEVREHPVLRGALESALATTRDEVFDTSR, from the coding sequence ATGAACGACCGTGCCGCGCTGGATCTGCTGCTGGCGCACGGCACCCTCTCCCGTACCCGGATCGGCAAACTGACCGGTCTCTCCAAGCCCACGGCCTCCCAGCTGCTGGCCCGTCTGGAGGCGGCCGGTCTCGTCGTCGCCACCGGCACCACGGAGGGGCGTCCCGGGCCCAACGCGCAGCTGTACGCGGTGAACGCGGGCGCCGCCCACGCCGCCGGGCTGGACGTGAACCCGCAGCGCATCCTCGCCGCCGTCGCGGACATCACCGGCGCCACCGTCGGCCGGTTCGAACTGCCCACACCGGGACGCCGGTCGGCGGACAGCGTGGTGACCCGGGTGACCGACGCGCTGGAGGGAGCCGTGAAGGCCGCCGGACTGGCGCGCGGCGACGTGCACCGCGTCGTCATCGGTACACCGGGCGCCTTCGACCCGTCCACCGGACGCCTGCGGTACGCCTCGCACCTGCCCGGCTGGCACTCCCCCACGCTGCTGGACGAGCTGGCCGGCGCCCTGCCGATGCCCGTCGAGTACGAGAACGACGTGAACCTCGCCGCGGTCGCCGAACAGCGGCTGGGAGCGGCCCGCGGCCACGACGACTTCGTCCTCCTGTGGAACCAGGAAGGTCTCGGCGCCTCACTGGTCATCGGCGGCCGGCTGCACCGCGGCTTCACCGGGGGCGCCGGCGAGGTCGGCTTCCTGCCGGTGCCGGGCACTCCCCTCGTACGCCAGGTGGTCAAGGCCAACAGCGGCGGTTTCCAGGAGCTGGCGGGCGCCCAGTCCGTACCGCGCCTCGCCCGCGGTCTCGGCATCGAGACACCGGAGCAGCCGTACGCGGACGTCGCCGCCGCCCTCCTGACTAAGGCGGCCGCCGGACACGAGGAGGACCCGCGGCTGGCCGAACTGCTGCGGCTGTTCGCGCAGCGGCTCGCCACCGGCCTGGCCTCCGTGACCGCGGTGCTCGACCCCGAACTCATCGTCCTCGCGGGCGGGGTGACCGCCGCGGGCGGCGAACCGCTGCGCGCGCTCGTCCAGGCGGAACTCGCCGAACTGGCCGCCTCCAGGCCCCGGCTGGTCGTCGGAGAGGTGCGGGAACATCCCGTGCTGCGGGGTGCGCTGGAGAGCGCCCTCGCGACCACCCGCGACGAGGTCTTCGACACCTCCCGCTGA
- a CDS encoding mechanosensitive ion channel family protein encodes MSLSAAPAPDPSSGPATFDEAAERANDAAGWVEQNWSTWLSVGLRILLIVVIALVLRHVLRRTITKLIARMNRSATAVEGTALGGLLVNAERRRQRSEAIGSVLRSVTSFVILGTAALMALGALNINLAPLLASAGVAGVALGFGARNLVTDFLSGVFMILEDQYGVGDTIDAGVASGEVIEVGLRVTKLRGDDGEIWYVRNGEVKRIGNLSQGWATAGVDVTVRPTEDLDRVHEVITAVAEKMAKEDPWAERLWGPVEILGLDSVLLESMTVRVSAKTMPGKALGVERELRWRIKRAFDAADIQIVGGLPLAGTEAAAADPSAGVAAPSALASPTSPQSLAASPIPPQSPNPNLTK; translated from the coding sequence GTGTCCCTGTCCGCCGCGCCGGCCCCGGACCCGTCGTCAGGGCCCGCCACCTTCGACGAGGCGGCGGAACGCGCCAACGACGCCGCCGGCTGGGTGGAGCAGAACTGGTCCACCTGGCTCAGTGTCGGTCTGCGCATCCTGCTGATCGTGGTGATCGCGCTCGTCCTGCGCCATGTGCTGCGGCGCACCATCACCAAGCTGATAGCCAGGATGAACCGCAGCGCCACGGCGGTCGAGGGCACCGCGCTCGGCGGCCTCCTGGTGAACGCGGAGCGGCGCCGTCAGCGTTCGGAGGCCATCGGATCGGTGCTCCGGTCGGTGACGTCGTTCGTGATCCTCGGTACGGCGGCGCTGATGGCGCTGGGGGCGCTGAACATCAATCTGGCCCCGCTGCTCGCGTCGGCGGGTGTCGCCGGTGTGGCCCTGGGCTTCGGCGCGCGCAATCTCGTCACCGACTTCCTCTCCGGCGTCTTCATGATCCTGGAGGACCAGTACGGCGTGGGCGACACCATCGACGCCGGCGTCGCGTCCGGCGAGGTCATCGAGGTCGGCCTGCGGGTGACCAAGCTGCGCGGGGACGACGGCGAGATCTGGTACGTCCGCAACGGCGAGGTGAAGCGGATCGGCAACCTCAGCCAGGGCTGGGCCACGGCGGGTGTCGATGTGACGGTCCGGCCGACCGAGGACCTGGACCGGGTCCACGAGGTCATCACCGCCGTCGCGGAGAAGATGGCGAAGGAGGACCCCTGGGCCGAGCGCCTGTGGGGCCCGGTCGAGATCCTCGGCCTGGACTCCGTGCTGCTCGAATCGATGACGGTGCGGGTGAGCGCGAAGACGATGCCGGGCAAGGCGCTGGGCGTGGAGCGCGAGCTGCGCTGGCGTATCAAGCGGGCGTTCGACGCGGCGGACATCCAGATCGTCGGCGGGCTGCCCCTGGCGGGCACGGAGGCGGCCGCGGCCGACCCGTCGGCCGGTGTGGCGGCGCCGTCGGCCCTGGCGAGTCCCACGTCCCCGCAGTCCCTCGCGGCGTCGCCGATACCACCGCAGTCGCCGAACCCCAATCTGACGAAGTAG